The genomic stretch GTGACCATGAAATGGTGATCAATGCCCATGAGGGTCACGGAAGGCTCATAGCCGAGGGAAGCGTAACCCCCACGGAATATCTTTTGAGAGCGCAGGCGCCCCCGGGGACTTGCCCGGTTGAAAGAAGAGGGAAGCTTGAGCTCCCCGGTGAGCTTGTTGAATCGCTTGCCGGGACGGGGAGATCTCTTGAGAGGCTTTTCGGCTGGCCCCAGGATATAGAATGGGGCTATGACGGCACCCTCTGGATCTTCCAGTCCCGTCCCCTTTCCTCATCCCCGGGGTGCCGCTGGGTCCATGATCCCCTGGTGGACGTGGTGCCCGAGTTCCTTACCCCTTTTGCTTCTGATTTTTACAGGGAATATATCGGAGGGAGGATGGGAGCGCTATACCGGGAGCTTGGAATAAGGCTTCCCGCCCTCCCCCTGGTGAGAGAGTTCGGCGGCAAGCTTTACCTGAGCACGTGCATTGAGAGTGCCGTCATGGAGCAGGCAGCTTCAGAGCAGGGGCGGGCCCGTCATATGGCGGCAGCCTTTTCGATGCTGAGAACTCTGCAGGGCAGGCTCTGGGATTACAGGGCAAAGATGGAGAGCCTGGCCCTGCGGGGCGAAGAAGGGGGGGGTGATCCCTGGGAGCTTCTCCGTGAAGCCCGTGAGCTCATATGCCGCAATGACCCTGCCCTCTTTATCACGCACCTTTACGGGTATTTACGCGAATCTCTTGCCCGGCTCCTTCCCGGGGGAGGAGCTTCATCGCTTGACACGCTTGAGGAGGCCCTCGCCCCGGGCCCCGGAAGTTCTTTTGAAGAAGCGCTTTTCGATGATCTTGCCCTCCTTGCCGGTGAGCTTGCTTCCGGATTTTCACAGCCCTGCGCCGTGAATGAGCAGGCAGCTCTTCTCTCCCATCCCGGGGTGCACCGTTTCAGGCATACCTATCGCTACTGGTCTGACAGGCCTCTTGAGCTTCAGCACGGCAGGCTCGGGGAAAATGACGGGCTTTTCCTGGCTCTCATGAGGAGCAGTGCATTGGAGGGGCGGCGAAAAGCCGCGAAGAGAAGAGAGGCGTGCCGTGAGAAAGCACGGCAGAGCCTCTCGGAGCTCAGGGCTCTTCTTCGCTTGGCGGCAGGGCAGAGCTGCGGGGAGGACCTTCTTGAATGGCTCCTCTTTCTCTCCAGGGAGAGAGAAGAGCAGAGGCGGTACACCATGGTTGCCGCGGCACTCCTGAGGACCCTCATGCGGCAGGGGGCCCGCATGCTCATCAGGCAGGGTTTTCCTGAAGACCTGGAGGAAGGCATATTCTTTCTCACTCTCGATGAATTTGGGAGTGTAAAGGGAGCACACTCCCATGCCGCCTTATGGCAGGCCCATTATCGGCATGTAATGGAGGAGAGAAAGCGGCTCCAGACCATGGGGCTTCCCGACGAGTTTGAAGGGCTCGTGCCCAGAATCCACCGCTCGCAAGGGGCGCCGCTTTTTTCCGGTGAATCTCTTAAAGGAATCTCGCTTTCCCGGGGGCGTGTAACGGCGCCCTGCAGAGTTATGGATGACTCCTTTTCCATGGAAACTTTCCAGGGAGGGGAGATTCTCGTGGTGCCAAGAAGCGATCCCCTCTGGGCCGCGCTTTTCCCCCTTGCGTCGGGCTTTATCACCGGAACGGGAGGGCCTCTTTCCCATGGCGCCATCCTGGCCCGTGAATTCAAAATCCCCGCCGTGAGCGGTATGACTTTCCTTGTCTCTCATGTAAAGACC from Candidatus Eremiobacterota bacterium encodes the following:
- a CDS encoding PEP/pyruvate-binding domain-containing protein, whose amino-acid sequence is MKHFLPFEQVRQSHGSTLGNKGYTLALLYRKGFPVPRGYCLPSTAGKEFMDPLVAAHELYLLPTGEQRRRLGALRDSIRGSPVPPGIAADITELFSLLEGPFIVRSSGSDEDGTLASFAGVFTTVSPVSSPGELEDAIRHVWASLWSHEAFVYREVHHIPPMSASMAIVVQKEISPALSGVLFTVNPLSGDHEMVINAHEGHGRLIAEGSVTPTEYLLRAQAPPGTCPVERRGKLELPGELVESLAGTGRSLERLFGWPQDIEWGYDGTLWIFQSRPLSSSPGCRWVHDPLVDVVPEFLTPFASDFYREYIGGRMGALYRELGIRLPALPLVREFGGKLYLSTCIESAVMEQAASEQGRARHMAAAFSMLRTLQGRLWDYRAKMESLALRGEEGGGDPWELLREARELICRNDPALFITHLYGYLRESLARLLPGGGASSLDTLEEALAPGPGSSFEEALFDDLALLAGELASGFSQPCAVNEQAALLSHPGVHRFRHTYRYWSDRPLELQHGRLGENDGLFLALMRSSALEGRRKAAKRREACREKARQSLSELRALLRLAAGQSCGEDLLEWLLFLSREREEQRRYTMVAAALLRTLMRQGARMLIRQGFPEDLEEGIFFLTLDEFGSVKGAHSHAALWQAHYRHVMEERKRLQTMGLPDEFEGLVPRIHRSQGAPLFSGESLKGISLSRGRVTAPCRVMDDSFSMETFQGGEILVVPRSDPLWAALFPLASGFITGTGGPLSHGAILAREFKIPAVSGMTFLVSHVKTGDILTIDGDEGTVMLHGSCGEKKEEA